A region from the Nocardioides coralli genome encodes:
- a CDS encoding aminoglycoside phosphotransferase family protein, translating into MTEHWRSADFVSAAHAWIDARLPELGLVRTGEVEQPHVYPWSTVMRVPTGAGPVWFKANHQPLRHEAALTALLARRSAGLVPAPLALDQETGWLLMADAGDRLRDLAPADALGRWHDVLPAYAELQLACEADVPALLALGVPDRRLPTLADSYAALLAELPGTDARLPGRSRVEELCGELAAFGVPETVQHDDLHDAQVFLRDGHPQVLDWGDACVSHPFFTLSVVLEGVVQWGVDDEPGSEDLAPYVASYLAPYRERHAGDLDEAVRLALRLGWVCRAVNGHLPGDPDATRTRLRMFLDGRP; encoded by the coding sequence GTGACCGAGCACTGGCGATCCGCTGACTTCGTCAGCGCCGCGCACGCCTGGATCGACGCCCGACTCCCCGAGCTGGGGCTCGTCCGCACCGGCGAGGTCGAGCAGCCGCACGTCTACCCCTGGTCGACCGTGATGCGAGTGCCGACGGGCGCGGGCCCGGTGTGGTTCAAGGCCAACCACCAGCCGCTGCGGCACGAGGCCGCACTCACCGCGCTGCTGGCCCGTCGCTCCGCCGGGCTCGTCCCGGCACCGCTGGCCCTCGACCAGGAGACCGGCTGGCTGCTGATGGCGGATGCCGGCGACCGGCTGCGGGACCTCGCGCCCGCGGACGCGCTGGGTCGCTGGCACGACGTGCTGCCGGCGTACGCCGAGCTGCAGCTGGCGTGCGAGGCCGACGTGCCCGCCCTGTTGGCCCTCGGCGTCCCCGACCGCCGCCTGCCCACCCTCGCCGACTCCTACGCCGCCCTGCTGGCGGAGCTGCCGGGGACCGACGCGCGGCTGCCGGGCAGGTCCCGGGTCGAGGAGCTCTGCGGGGAGCTCGCGGCGTTCGGGGTCCCGGAGACCGTGCAGCACGACGACCTGCACGACGCCCAGGTGTTCCTCCGCGACGGCCACCCCCAGGTCCTCGACTGGGGCGACGCCTGCGTCTCCCACCCCTTCTTCACCCTGTCGGTCGTGCTGGAGGGCGTCGTCCAGTGGGGCGTCGACGACGAGCCGGGCAGCGAGGACCTGGCGCCGTACGTCGCCAGCTATCTCGCGCCCTACCGGGAACGCCACGCCGGCGACCTGGACGAGGCCGTCCGCCTGGCGCTGCGGCTCGGGTGGGTGTGCCGCGCCGTCAACGGCCACTTGCCCGGGGACCCGGACGCGACGCGCACAAGGCTCCGGATGTTCCTCGACGGACGTCCCTGA
- a CDS encoding SigE family RNA polymerase sigma factor: MEQLAVEPDLTLGVETHVVDFDEWVAARGEDLFRFAYVLTGNRVDAEDVLQEVLSRALPRWDRIRAVDDPDAYVRRMVVNAHISWWRRFRRRETPVAEVRLGTTDDPDVEEQDRVWRACLQLPVDQRVAVVLRYYEQLDYADIADLTRVREGTVRSRVSRGLATLRERLEVTDGD, from the coding sequence GTGGAGCAGCTGGCAGTGGAGCCGGACCTGACCTTGGGGGTCGAGACGCACGTGGTCGACTTCGACGAGTGGGTCGCGGCGAGGGGTGAGGACCTGTTCCGGTTCGCCTACGTCCTCACCGGCAACCGGGTCGACGCCGAGGACGTGCTGCAGGAGGTGCTGTCCCGGGCGCTCCCGCGCTGGGACCGGATCCGCGCCGTCGACGACCCGGACGCCTACGTGCGGAGGATGGTGGTCAACGCCCACATCTCCTGGTGGCGGCGGTTCCGCCGACGGGAGACGCCCGTGGCGGAGGTCCGGCTCGGAACCACCGACGACCCCGACGTCGAGGAGCAGGACCGGGTCTGGCGGGCCTGCCTGCAGCTGCCGGTCGACCAGCGGGTGGCCGTGGTGCTGCGCTACTACGAGCAGCTCGACTACGCCGACATCGCGGACCTGACGCGCGTCAGGGAGGGCACCGTCCGGTCCCGGGTCTCCCGCGGCCTGGCAACGCTGCGCGAGCGGCTGGAGGTGACCGATGGCGACTGA
- a CDS encoding N-acetylglucosamine kinase, which yields MAHSSSGTGDGLVLGGDIGGTSTRLVVADGAGRVLTRGTGPGGNPVAHPATARQVLAETLARALDGVDPAAVRAGVIGMAGSGAARDPAARAAYDELWRQAGLGCRPKICSDLEVAYAAGTDAASGTVLVAGTGAVAGRIRDRRLVAAVGGHGWLLGDEGSGYWIGREAVRVALRVLEGTALDGVLARSVLDRFGIDARDAEARSALIATVHGRPPVALAAVAPLVSAAHEAGDPAATAVLDEAASHLLRTWDGLGVADPGAPVVLAGALATAGTHLGELVRAGLHDRGAAPVTAADPVLGAVRLALGSERSPVTREGN from the coding sequence GTGGCGCACAGCAGCTCGGGCACGGGGGACGGCCTCGTCCTCGGCGGGGACATCGGCGGCACGTCGACACGACTCGTGGTCGCCGACGGCGCCGGCCGCGTGCTGACGCGAGGTACCGGCCCCGGAGGCAACCCCGTCGCCCACCCGGCGACCGCGCGGCAGGTGCTCGCCGAGACCCTGGCCCGGGCGCTGGACGGCGTCGACCCGGCAGCGGTGCGGGCGGGGGTCATCGGGATGGCCGGGAGCGGGGCCGCACGCGACCCGGCGGCCCGCGCCGCCTACGACGAGCTGTGGCGGCAGGCCGGCCTCGGGTGCCGCCCGAAGATCTGCTCGGACCTCGAGGTCGCCTACGCCGCCGGGACCGACGCAGCCAGTGGCACCGTGCTGGTGGCCGGCACCGGGGCCGTCGCGGGACGCATCCGTGATCGTCGACTCGTGGCGGCCGTCGGCGGGCACGGCTGGCTCCTCGGTGACGAGGGCTCGGGTTACTGGATCGGCCGCGAGGCGGTGCGGGTGGCGCTGCGCGTCCTCGAGGGGACCGCTCTCGACGGCGTGCTCGCGCGGTCGGTGCTCGACCGGTTCGGGATCGACGCCCGTGACGCCGAGGCCCGTTCAGCGTTGATCGCGACGGTGCACGGGCGACCACCGGTGGCCCTCGCCGCGGTCGCGCCCCTGGTGAGCGCGGCCCACGAGGCCGGTGACCCGGCGGCCACGGCGGTCCTCGACGAGGCGGCGTCCCACCTGCTGCGCACGTGGGACGGACTGGGCGTCGCGGACCCCGGCGCACCCGTGGTCCTCGCCGGTGCCCTGGCGACGGCGGGGACCCACCTCGGTGAGCTGGTCCGTGCCGGGCTCCACGACCGGGGGGCGGCGCCCGTGACGGCCGCGGACCCGGTCCTCGGCGCCGTACGGCTCGCGCTCGGGTCGGAGCGCAGCCCCGTGACTCGTGAAGGAAACTGA
- a CDS encoding arsenate reductase ArsC, producing MSAPTVLFVCVHNAGRSQMAAGYLRHLGGDRVQVFSAGSQPAESINPVAVEAMAEEGIDITAAVPSVLTTEAVEESDVVITMGCGDACPIFPGKRYEDWELTDPAGQGIDVVRPIRDEIRRRVETLLGELVRS from the coding sequence ATGAGCGCACCGACGGTCCTGTTCGTCTGCGTCCACAACGCGGGCCGTTCCCAGATGGCTGCCGGCTACCTGCGCCACCTCGGTGGCGACCGCGTGCAGGTCTTCTCCGCCGGCTCGCAGCCCGCCGAGTCGATCAACCCGGTCGCGGTCGAGGCGATGGCCGAGGAGGGCATCGACATCACCGCCGCGGTTCCCAGCGTGCTGACGACCGAGGCCGTCGAGGAGTCCGACGTGGTGATCACGATGGGCTGCGGCGACGCCTGCCCGATCTTCCCCGGGAAGCGCTACGAGGACTGGGAGCTGACCGACCCCGCCGGGCAGGGCATCGACGTGGTCCGGCCGATCCGCGACGAGATCCGCCGTCGCGTCGAGACGCTCCTGGGCGAGCTGGTCCGTTCCTAG
- a CDS encoding sugar isomerase domain-containing protein yields the protein MSDVAVSAQSYLDALDPVLTRVAAQADGPVQEAAELIARSVLADGVLQTFGSGHSEALAMELAGRAGGLVPSNRISLRDVVVHGGESPEVLGRGILERDPGIAARLYELAAPRPADVFVIASSSGVNGSVVEMARIVKEHGHSLIAVTSLQHTRGVESRHPSGQKLVDLADVVLDNEAPYGDAVLDLPGGGAVCAVSSITAALLAQMVTAEVVRRLLDAGAEPPVYLSANIPEGDAHNHALEERYAGRIRRTA from the coding sequence TTGTCCGACGTAGCGGTGAGCGCCCAGTCCTATCTCGACGCACTCGACCCCGTCCTCACCAGGGTCGCGGCGCAGGCCGACGGCCCGGTGCAGGAGGCGGCCGAGCTGATCGCCCGCTCGGTCCTCGCCGACGGCGTGCTGCAGACCTTCGGGTCGGGCCACTCCGAGGCGTTGGCCATGGAGCTGGCGGGCCGCGCGGGCGGCCTGGTCCCGAGCAACCGGATCTCGCTGCGTGACGTCGTCGTCCACGGCGGCGAGTCCCCCGAGGTCCTGGGTCGGGGCATCCTGGAGCGCGACCCGGGCATCGCCGCCCGTCTCTACGAGCTCGCAGCCCCGCGGCCGGCCGACGTCTTCGTCATCGCGTCGAGCTCCGGCGTCAACGGCTCGGTGGTGGAGATGGCTCGCATCGTCAAGGAGCACGGCCACTCCCTGATCGCGGTGACGTCGCTGCAGCACACCCGCGGCGTGGAGTCGCGGCACCCGTCGGGCCAGAAGCTGGTCGACCTCGCCGACGTGGTCCTCGACAACGAGGCGCCCTACGGCGACGCGGTGCTCGACCTGCCGGGGGGCGGCGCCGTGTGCGCGGTCTCCTCGATCACGGCGGCACTGCTCGCGCAGATGGTGACCGCCGAGGTCGTGCGTCGCCTGCTCGACGCCGGGGCCGAGCCGCCGGTCTACCTCTCCGCCAACATCCCCGAGGGCGACGCGCACAACCACGCGCTCGAGGAGCGCTACGCGGGCCGCATCCGGCGTACCGCCTGA
- a CDS encoding class II fructose-bisphosphate aldolase, with the protein MTLATMSEVATTSAAARRGVGAFNVIQLEHAEAIVAGAEDAGLPVVLQVSENTVDYHGSLVPVGRATLAVAEHAAVPVVVHLDHATRPELVQQAIDLGFPSVMYDASRLDHAANVAATSRVAREAHAAGVWVEAELGEVGGKDGVHAPGVRTDPEEAAAYVADTSVDALAVAVGSSHAMLTRDAVLDDALIARLAAAVAVPLVLHGSSGVPDEGLRSAVRHGMRKINIATHLNAVMAAAVRRALADEELVDPRKYLGPGRDAVAAEVSRLLRLLAG; encoded by the coding sequence ATGACCCTCGCCACGATGTCCGAGGTCGCCACGACGTCCGCTGCAGCCCGGCGCGGTGTCGGCGCGTTCAACGTCATCCAGCTCGAGCACGCCGAGGCGATCGTCGCCGGCGCGGAGGACGCCGGGTTGCCGGTCGTGCTGCAGGTCTCGGAGAACACCGTCGACTACCACGGCTCGCTGGTCCCCGTCGGCCGCGCCACCCTCGCCGTGGCCGAGCACGCCGCGGTGCCCGTGGTGGTCCACCTCGACCACGCCACGCGGCCCGAGCTCGTGCAGCAGGCGATCGACCTCGGCTTCCCGTCGGTCATGTACGACGCCTCCCGGCTCGACCACGCGGCCAACGTCGCAGCCACGAGCCGGGTCGCCCGGGAGGCGCACGCGGCCGGGGTGTGGGTCGAGGCGGAGCTCGGTGAGGTCGGCGGCAAGGACGGCGTCCACGCGCCCGGGGTCCGCACCGACCCCGAGGAGGCCGCTGCCTACGTGGCCGACACGAGTGTCGACGCGCTCGCGGTGGCCGTGGGCTCCAGCCACGCCATGCTGACCCGGGACGCGGTGCTCGACGACGCCCTCATCGCCCGCCTGGCCGCGGCAGTCGCCGTGCCGCTGGTGCTCCACGGCTCCTCCGGGGTACCCGACGAGGGGCTGCGCAGCGCCGTACGGCACGGCATGCGGAAGATCAACATCGCCACCCACCTCAACGCGGTGATGGCCGCCGCGGTCCGTCGCGCGCTGGCCGACGAGGAGCTCGTGGACCCCCGCAAGTACCTCGGCCCGGGTCGCGACGCCGTGGCCGCCGAGGTGTCGCGGCTGCTGCGCCTGCTGGCCGGCTGA
- a CDS encoding 1-phosphofructokinase family hexose kinase: protein MIVTVTPNPAYDATYEVPEVRLGEVQRVSTARLRPGGKGINVAAVLAQLGERVTATGFASPAFAEEVASCGVGTAFVTTLPHVRRTLVVAEPGRTTGLWEPGVPVTPGSAEALLRRVGDLLPTASCLVVSGSLPPGVDDTLPAELATSALAAGVPTVIDTSGPALLTAAGVPGVVLMPNDVELAELVGPCPHPTDTARRSAALVAAGARAVVATRGAEGLVVTDRSGSWHARPPYAVAGNATGAGDAAAAAVARGLAHGVAPAALAAEAVAASAAAVASPVAGAIDLELHRDLLPRVEVRTCTPGLSTGGS, encoded by the coding sequence GTGATCGTCACCGTCACGCCGAACCCCGCCTACGACGCCACCTACGAGGTCCCCGAGGTGCGGCTCGGTGAGGTGCAGCGCGTCAGCACCGCGCGGCTCCGGCCCGGCGGCAAGGGGATCAACGTCGCCGCGGTGCTGGCCCAGCTCGGCGAGCGGGTCACCGCCACCGGGTTCGCCAGCCCGGCCTTCGCCGAGGAGGTGGCGTCCTGCGGCGTCGGCACGGCGTTCGTCACGACCCTCCCCCACGTGCGTCGCACCCTCGTCGTGGCCGAGCCCGGCCGGACGACCGGGTTGTGGGAGCCGGGGGTCCCGGTGACGCCGGGCTCGGCTGAGGCGCTGCTCCGGCGCGTCGGGGATCTCTTGCCGACCGCCAGCTGCCTCGTGGTCTCCGGCAGCCTCCCCCCGGGCGTCGACGACACGCTCCCGGCCGAGCTGGCGACCAGCGCCCTCGCCGCCGGTGTCCCGACCGTGATCGACACCTCCGGCCCGGCTCTGCTCACCGCGGCCGGGGTCCCCGGAGTCGTCCTCATGCCCAACGACGTGGAGCTCGCCGAGCTCGTCGGTCCCTGCCCCCACCCGACGGACACGGCGCGACGCAGCGCGGCCCTCGTCGCCGCCGGGGCGCGGGCCGTGGTCGCGACCCGCGGCGCGGAGGGACTGGTCGTGACCGACCGGTCCGGGAGCTGGCACGCCCGCCCGCCGTACGCCGTGGCGGGCAACGCGACCGGTGCCGGCGACGCCGCCGCCGCGGCCGTCGCCCGGGGCCTGGCCCACGGCGTCGCGCCGGCCGCACTCGCCGCGGAGGCCGTGGCGGCCTCGGCGGCCGCCGTCGCGTCCCCGGTCGCCGGGGCGATCGACCTCGAGCTCCACCGCGACCTCCTCCCCCGGGTCGAGGTCCGCACCTGCACACCCGGCCTGTCGACAGGAGGATCATGA
- the ngcE gene encoding N-acetylglucosamine/diacetylchitobiose ABC transporter substrate-binding protein: MSSTYSPSRRALFRQAGLASLAVAGGSSFLSACATSGGGDGDGERAERTDDNPFGVQADAPLSVVIFNGGYGDDYAKYHESLYGEVFPDAEISHKAITDIRQQMQPLFNAGNPPDVLDNAGAEAMPISTLADTGQLADLTELFEAEAIGFDGMTVQETLNPVAIESGVYDDKPLVLNYALQVYGLWYDRALFDERGWEPAETWEDFLALCEEIKGAGMAPLAHQGKYPYYIEQLLWDLAVKHGGPEVAYAIDSLEPGAWENESMKAAAAAIAELKSKGYMLEGTEGLDHIQSQTRWNEHKAAFITCGSWLENEQKEVAPEGFETTLAPTPLLPGAALPFQTGRVEAAEAFIVPAQAANVPGGMEFMRQMLSKEGAAEFTKLTAAPTVVNGATEGLELTPGAASAIALIDAGGDDNWNYYYNKWYTPLEPKIGSAVAELAAGRIDADEFCSRAQAAADETANDPNTVKRTRSA; the protein is encoded by the coding sequence ATGTCCAGCACCTACAGCCCGTCCCGCCGCGCCCTCTTCCGCCAGGCCGGCCTCGCCTCCCTGGCGGTCGCCGGCGGGTCGTCCTTCCTGTCGGCCTGCGCGACCTCCGGTGGTGGTGACGGCGACGGCGAACGGGCCGAGCGCACGGACGACAACCCCTTCGGCGTGCAGGCCGACGCCCCCCTCTCGGTCGTCATCTTCAACGGCGGCTACGGCGACGACTACGCGAAGTACCACGAGAGCCTCTACGGCGAGGTGTTCCCCGACGCCGAGATCTCCCACAAGGCGATCACCGACATCCGGCAGCAGATGCAGCCGCTGTTCAACGCCGGCAACCCGCCCGACGTCCTCGACAACGCCGGCGCGGAGGCCATGCCGATCTCGACCCTCGCCGACACCGGCCAGCTGGCCGACCTGACCGAGCTGTTCGAGGCCGAGGCGATCGGCTTCGACGGGATGACGGTCCAGGAGACCCTCAACCCGGTCGCCATCGAGTCCGGGGTCTACGACGACAAGCCGCTGGTCCTCAACTACGCCCTCCAGGTCTACGGCCTCTGGTACGACCGCGCCCTCTTCGACGAGCGGGGGTGGGAGCCGGCGGAGACGTGGGAGGACTTCCTCGCCCTGTGCGAGGAGATCAAGGGCGCGGGCATGGCGCCGCTGGCCCACCAGGGCAAGTACCCCTACTACATCGAGCAGCTGCTCTGGGACCTCGCGGTCAAGCACGGTGGCCCCGAGGTCGCCTACGCCATCGACTCCCTCGAGCCCGGTGCCTGGGAGAACGAGTCGATGAAGGCCGCGGCTGCCGCGATCGCCGAGCTGAAGTCCAAGGGCTACATGCTCGAGGGCACCGAGGGGCTCGACCACATCCAGTCCCAGACGCGCTGGAACGAGCACAAGGCGGCGTTCATCACCTGCGGCTCCTGGCTCGAGAACGAGCAGAAGGAGGTCGCCCCCGAGGGCTTCGAGACCACCCTGGCGCCCACCCCGCTGCTCCCCGGCGCGGCGCTGCCGTTCCAGACGGGCCGGGTCGAGGCGGCCGAGGCCTTCATCGTCCCGGCCCAGGCCGCCAACGTGCCGGGCGGGATGGAGTTCATGCGGCAGATGCTCTCGAAGGAGGGCGCAGCGGAGTTCACCAAGCTCACGGCCGCGCCGACCGTCGTCAACGGCGCCACCGAGGGCCTCGAGCTGACGCCCGGTGCCGCCTCGGCGATCGCCCTGATCGACGCCGGTGGTGACGACAACTGGAACTACTACTACAACAAGTGGTACACGCCGCTGGAGCCCAAGATCGGCTCGGCGGTCGCCGAGCTGGCCGCCGGCCGCATCGACGCCGACGAGTTCTGCAGCCGTGCCCAGGCGGCGGCCGACGAGACGGCGAACGACCCCAACACCGTCAAGCGCACCCGGTCGGCCTGA
- a CDS encoding carbohydrate ABC transporter permease, giving the protein MKHGRYPFIVGFLVPGLAIYAVFVLSPFVQAFHYSLTDWTGISPEFSYVGLDNFRRLLDDSQFLAAVRNNALLLVVVPLATVGLALVFAFLLNVGGGASGAGVRGIRGSGFYKLVFFMPQVLAIPVIAVIWSVILEPTGNGLVNSALGWIGIGPLGFLADPDLALWCVMWVLVWGSVGFYLVLFNAAISSVPREIFEAAVIDGAGRLATFLRVTLPLLWDTVQTAWVYLAILALDVYALVAVMTAGPGGPDNATQVISLQIAQNGFTFGRAGYASAMGVVLFFLTLVIAVFMLRITRRERVEF; this is encoded by the coding sequence ATGAAGCACGGTCGCTACCCGTTCATCGTGGGCTTCCTGGTCCCCGGGCTCGCGATCTACGCCGTCTTCGTCCTCTCGCCGTTCGTCCAGGCGTTCCACTACTCGCTGACCGACTGGACCGGGATCTCACCGGAGTTCTCCTACGTCGGGCTCGACAACTTCCGCCGACTGCTCGACGACTCCCAGTTCCTCGCAGCGGTCCGCAACAACGCCCTGCTGCTCGTCGTCGTCCCGTTGGCCACCGTCGGCCTCGCGCTGGTCTTCGCCTTCCTGCTCAACGTCGGAGGCGGGGCGAGCGGGGCCGGGGTGCGGGGCATCCGCGGCAGCGGCTTCTACAAGCTGGTCTTCTTCATGCCCCAGGTGCTGGCCATCCCGGTCATCGCCGTCATCTGGTCGGTGATCCTGGAGCCCACCGGGAACGGCCTGGTCAACTCGGCGCTGGGCTGGATCGGCATCGGGCCGCTGGGTTTCCTCGCCGACCCCGACCTCGCGCTGTGGTGCGTGATGTGGGTCCTCGTCTGGGGCAGCGTCGGCTTCTACCTCGTGCTCTTCAACGCCGCGATCAGCTCGGTGCCACGCGAGATCTTCGAGGCGGCGGTCATCGACGGTGCGGGCCGGTTGGCCACCTTCCTCCGGGTCACCCTGCCGCTGCTGTGGGACACGGTGCAGACCGCGTGGGTCTACCTCGCGATCCTCGCGCTGGACGTCTACGCCCTGGTCGCCGTGATGACGGCCGGCCCGGGCGGGCCGGACAACGCCACCCAGGTGATCTCGCTCCAGATCGCCCAGAACGGCTTCACCTTCGGGCGGGCGGGCTACGCCTCGGCCATGGGCGTGGTGCTGTTCTTCCTGACCTTGGTGATCGCCGTGTTCATGCTGCGCATCACGCGCCGCGAGCGGGTCGAGTTCTGA
- a CDS encoding carbohydrate ABC transporter permease: MTTTLPPREPGAAPPPAAPPAGGPRLRQTPGDSTATATAHAVLLLWSLLVIVPFLWALLASVKDSREIFGSPWELPEVWRWSNFAAAWDRGGVGDYLVHSLVVVSGGVVLTMLVGSMVAYVLARYEFRGNRAIYYLFAAGMMFPVFLAIVPLFFVVQGLGMLSTYHGLILVYVAYSLPFTVFFMHAFFRTLPTSVAEAAIVDGCSHTQVFFRVMLPMAKPGLLSIGIFNVLGQWNQFVLPAFLSPEKPVLAQGIATLLAQQRYEGSWGVLFAALAIAMVPVVVVYLIFYRQIQAGLTSGTLK, from the coding sequence ATGACGACGACCTTGCCCCCACGGGAGCCCGGGGCGGCCCCACCGCCGGCGGCGCCCCCGGCCGGTGGCCCGAGGCTGCGCCAGACCCCCGGTGACTCCACGGCCACGGCCACGGCGCACGCCGTCCTGCTGCTGTGGTCGCTCCTGGTGATCGTGCCCTTCCTCTGGGCGCTGCTGGCATCGGTCAAGGACTCCCGCGAGATCTTCGGATCACCCTGGGAATTGCCCGAGGTGTGGCGCTGGTCGAACTTCGCCGCCGCCTGGGACCGGGGCGGCGTGGGCGACTACCTCGTCCACAGCCTGGTCGTCGTCTCGGGCGGCGTCGTGCTCACCATGCTGGTCGGCTCGATGGTGGCCTACGTGCTGGCCCGCTACGAGTTCCGCGGCAACCGGGCGATCTACTACCTCTTCGCCGCCGGGATGATGTTCCCGGTGTTCCTGGCGATCGTGCCGCTCTTCTTCGTCGTCCAGGGCCTCGGCATGCTGTCGACCTACCACGGCCTGATCCTGGTCTACGTCGCTTACTCGCTGCCGTTCACGGTCTTCTTCATGCACGCGTTCTTCCGCACCCTGCCCACCTCGGTGGCCGAGGCGGCGATCGTCGACGGGTGCTCCCACACCCAGGTGTTCTTCCGGGTGATGCTCCCGATGGCCAAGCCGGGGCTGCTGAGCATCGGCATCTTCAACGTCCTCGGCCAGTGGAACCAGTTCGTGCTGCCGGCGTTCCTCTCCCCGGAGAAGCCGGTGCTGGCGCAAGGCATCGCCACCCTGCTGGCGCAGCAGCGCTACGAGGGGAGCTGGGGGGTGCTGTTCGCGGCGCTGGCGATCGCGATGGTGCCGGTCGTGGTCGTCTACCTCATCTTCTACCGGCAGATCCAGGCCGGCCTGACCAGCGGCACCCTCAAGTAG
- the mgrA gene encoding L-glyceraldehyde 3-phosphate reductase yields the protein MTYEAAPDRYDGFTGGDGMEYRPTGRSGLRLPVLSLGLWQNFGDDRPEETQRAILRRAFDRGVTHIDLANNYGPPYGRAEENFGRYLRDDFAPYRDELVIATKAGYDMWPGPYGQGGGSRKYVLASLDQSLRRMGLDYVDIFYSHRFDPETPVEETMMALDHAVRSGRALYIGISSYSADKTREAAGIARDLGTPLLIHQPSYSMLNRWIEAPRGEQSLLDELETQGMGCIVFTALAQGLLTDRYLDGIPEDSRAAREDSTLTGLDDDVLRRVRALHEIAQRRGQKLAQLALQWAVRDPRVTSAVIGASSVEQLDTNLDAVGAPPLTAEELAEIDQYAVESGINLWARSAEH from the coding sequence ATGACCTACGAGGCAGCGCCCGACCGGTACGACGGGTTCACGGGCGGTGACGGCATGGAGTACCGCCCCACGGGGCGGAGCGGGTTGCGGCTGCCCGTGCTGAGCCTGGGACTGTGGCAGAACTTCGGCGACGACCGGCCCGAGGAGACCCAGCGCGCGATCCTGCGGCGCGCCTTCGACCGCGGCGTGACTCACATCGACCTCGCCAACAACTACGGGCCGCCCTACGGCCGGGCCGAGGAGAACTTCGGGCGCTACCTCCGCGACGACTTCGCGCCCTACCGTGACGAGCTGGTCATCGCCACCAAGGCGGGCTACGACATGTGGCCCGGCCCCTACGGCCAGGGCGGCGGGTCGCGGAAGTACGTGCTGGCGAGCCTCGACCAGTCGCTGCGGCGGATGGGGCTCGACTACGTCGACATCTTCTACAGCCACCGCTTCGACCCCGAGACGCCGGTCGAGGAGACGATGATGGCGCTGGACCATGCGGTGCGGTCCGGGCGGGCGCTCTATATCGGCATCTCGTCCTACTCCGCCGACAAGACCCGCGAGGCGGCCGGGATCGCCCGCGACCTGGGCACGCCGCTGCTGATCCACCAGCCGTCGTACTCCATGCTCAACCGCTGGATCGAGGCGCCCCGTGGCGAGCAGAGCCTGCTCGACGAGCTCGAGACGCAGGGCATGGGGTGCATCGTCTTCACGGCGCTGGCGCAGGGGCTGCTGACCGACCGCTACCTCGACGGGATCCCCGAGGACTCACGTGCCGCGCGCGAGGACTCGACACTCACCGGGCTCGACGACGACGTGCTGCGTCGGGTCCGTGCGCTCCACGAGATCGCGCAGCGTCGTGGCCAGAAGCTGGCCCAGCTGGCGCTGCAGTGGGCGGTCCGAGACCCTCGCGTCACCAGCGCCGTGATCGGGGCCTCCAGCGTGGAGCAGCTCGACACCAACCTCGATGCCGTCGGCGCACCTCCGTTGACCGCGGAGGAGCTCGCCGAGATCGACCAGTACGCCGTCGAGTCGGGCATCAACCTCTGGGCCCGGTCGGCCGAGCACTGA